The Falco cherrug isolate bFalChe1 chromosome 18, bFalChe1.pri, whole genome shotgun sequence sequence CTGCTGAACGGCGCGGCGGAGCTGAAGCTGAGCCGCTCCAACGagaaggagcagctgcaggggctgaACGACCGCTTCGCCGGCTACATCGAGAAGGTGCACTACctggagcagcagaacaagGAGATCGAGGCGGAGCTGGCGGCGCTGCGGCAGAAGCACGCCGGGCGCGCGCAGCTGAGCGATGCCTACGAGCAGGAGCTGCGGGAGCTGCGCGGGGCGCTGGAGCAGGTGAGCCACGAGAAGGCGCAGATCCAGCTGGACTCGGAGCACATCGAGGAGGACATCCAGCGCCTGCGGGAGCGCTTCGAGGATGAGGCGCGGCTGCGCGACGAGACGGAGGCCACCATCCGCGCCCTGCGCAAGGAGATGGAGGAGGCCTCGCTGATGCGGGCGGAGCTGGACAAGAAGGTGCAGTCGCTGCAGGACGAGGTGGCCTTCCTGCGGGGCAACCACGAGGAGGAGGTGGCCGAGCTGCTGGCGCAGCTGCAGGCGTCCCACGCCACGGTGGAGAGGAAGGACTACCTGAAGACCGACCTCACCACGGCGCTGAAGGAGATCCGCGCCCAGCTGGAGTGCCAGTCCGACCACAACATGCACCAGGCCGAGGAGTGGTTCAAGTGCCGCTATGCCAAGCTGACGGAGGCGGCCGAGCAGAACAAGGAGGCCATCCGCTCCGCCAAGGAGGAGATCGCCGAGTACCGCCGGCAGCTGCAGTCCAAGAGCATCGAGCTGGAGTCGGTGCGTGGCACCAAGGAGTCGCTGGAGCGGCAGCTGAGCGACATCGAGGAGCGCCACAACAACGACCTCACCACCTACCAGGTACCGGGGATGtgggtgtgctggggggggggggctgctgggggggggagcTGTCCTAATCCCACCTCCCAGCAGGGTGGGAAGAGTGTGGGGAAGTCCCTTTGGAGAACTTTTCCTGCTCCATGTCGGGGTGAAGCCCCTGCCTGTGTCTCAGGGGGTTTTCTGCATCTCTGTTGCAGGACACGATTCATCAGCTGGAAAACGAGCTTAGAGGGACAAAGTGGGAAATGGCTCGTCACTTGAGGGAATACCAGGACCTCCTCAATGTCAAGATGGCCCTGGATATTGAAATTGCTGCATACAGGTACAGTAGGACCACTGCAGACATGCCTGGAATATTAAtagtgctgtggctgctgctggcttgggAAGCTTTACACAGATCCACAAGCAGTGAACATGAGTAAAACTAGAGCTTGACTAAATTATTACAGCTGTTCCCAAATCTGCGTGGAGCCAGGGAGTGTTTGCCATCAGGAGCCCGAGGTCATTAGGGACTGGCTCCCGAAGAGCCCAGTGGGCGCAGGGCAGCGTGACTCAGTGCAGCAGCCCCCTGCTGCCGCGTGCTGCCCCTGTTTATGAAAGCGGAAGGTGCAGCAGCAAAagacaagtttatttttaattcccaTTTGCTTTGCATATGCCAAGCGAGTGGTGCTTGTCACTTGAATTCCCTTTTATCACTTGAGAGAGACAGTGTGCTTGCTTGATCATGGTTTCAAGCAGGGAGCGCTAATCCACTTGTCACAaacacttttttgcttttcttgctgaaCTTTCCTTTAAAGGCATCTGCTCTAATCTGGAGCAGGAACATTGCTTGCTATTGCCATCACCTggcaggttttttcttctcctttgcatCACTTCAGAACTCTCATCAGAGAGCTGCTGATTTTTCTGGGTCACAGGCTTAGATGAAAAAGATGTATTTGAATagaaaagtaaaaccaaaaaaccctgtCTCCAGATCTGCTGGAATTCCTGAGGTCGCTCAGGCAAACACACAGGTACCCTAGGGTCTATAGCTGGCTGCTGCCAAAGTCTGCCGAACAGAAGTCTGTCTGGTTTTCATATGAGAAAGGTGGATGCCCACGCTGTTGAACTAGGACATACGCTCTAATTAGCTTTGAATGTCTTGACACAGACCCAAATCAAATGTTGTGGCCAGGTTCTCAGTTTGCCCAAGTTGTAATAAGTCTTATGAAGTTAATTATTTTGCCATACTCTATGCTGGCTTAAGCCATAATGAAGTTTTTTGACATTAAGGATGAGTTTCAACTGATAGGCTAAAGGTCTTCATGCTCCTCACATGCAAACCAAGCTAAAAGCTGTTTGCTGCGTATGAATCTCGCAAAGGAGCGGATTCAATGAAAGCTGAACTGGGGCTATGAGCGATGGATTATGCTGATCAGCTCTAGCATATTCCATGTACAAACTGGCTTCATCCTGCTGATGGGGAAACATTCTAATAGCTGTTCCTTTACGTTGGGTTTCTATGctcagttgttttttttgttctcctccCGATTCCCTTAGGAAGCTACTGGAGGGCGAAGAGACAAGATTCAGTGCCTTCTCTGGAAGCATTACTGGTCCCATATTCACACACAGACAACCATCTGTCACAATAGCATCcactaaaatccagaaaacaaaaattgaacCACCAAAGCTGAAGGTCCAGCACAAGTTTGTAGAAGAAATCATTGAAGAGACAAAGGTAGAGGATGAAAAGTCTGAAATGGAAGATGCCCTGGCAGCTATTGCGGAAGAAATGGCAGCCAAGGCCCAGcaagaagaacaggaggaagaaaaggcagaagaagcAGCTGTGGAGGAAGAAGCTGTTTCGGAGAAGGCCGCTGCAGAACAAGCGGCTGCACCcgaggaagaagagaaggaggaagaggaagcagaggaagaagaagctGCAAAATCCGATGCAGCGGAAGAAGGAGgttctgaaaaagaagaaatagaggagaaggaagaaggggaggaggctgaggaagagggggaagaagcTGAGCCCAAGGGCAAAGCTGAGGAGGTAGCAGCAAAGGTAGAGAAGGTCAAAACACCTCCCACAAAGTCCCCCCCAAAATCGCCCCCTAAGTCCCCTGTAACAGAACCGGCCAAGGCTGtccagaaagaagcagctgcagaagcaggaaaagaaccGAAGGTGGAGAAAGGTGGTGAGAAACCAgccaaggaggaggagaaagcagcctCTCCGGAGAAGCCCGCGACACCAAAGGTAACCTCTCCAGACAAGGCAGCAACCCCGGAGAAGCCTGCGACGCCGGAGAAGCCTGCGACCCCAGAGAAAGCAGTGACCCCAGAGAAGCCTGCAACGCCAGAGAAGCCCCGCTCCCCCGAAAAGCCGGCGAGCCCGGAGAAGCCCCGCTCCCCCGAAAAGCCGGCGAGCCCGGAGAAGCCCCGCTCCCCCGAAAAGCCGGCGAGCCCGGAGAAGCCCCGCTCCCCAGAAAAGCCGGCGACTCCAGAGAAGCCTCGTTCTCCAGAGAAGCCGGCCTCCCCGGTCAAAGACGAAAAGGCTGTGGTGGAGGAGACCATCACTGTCAAAAAGGTAACCAAAATTAGCGCAGAGGTAGAGAAGGAGTCCAGGAAAGAAGACATCGCAGTGAATGGTGAGGtggaggagaagaaggaagcgGAGgaatccaaagggaaggaggtTGAGGAGGAAGACAAGGGAGTTGTCACCAATGGCCTAGATGTGAGCCCGATTGATGATAAGGGTGAGAAAATTGTGGTAACCAAAAAAGCCGAGAAAATCACTGAAGGTGGGGACAGTACAACCACATATATCACAAAGTCGGTGACAGTCACTCAGAAGGTAGAGGAACATGAAGAAAGCTTTGAGGAGAAATTAGTGTCCACCAAGAAAGTGGAGAAAGTTACTTCACATGCTGTAGTAAAAGAGATTAAAGAGACcgaataaaataaatcatagctaaatttaaaaaaaaattaaagagctTGGGTTGGTGCAAAAGGTTAAGCCATATGACAGCTGCAAAATGCATGTGAGTGACGGCTTCAAAGCAGAACGGGTTCTCTCATGGAGGCTCCAGACAcacagtattttacttttttgtgcaatatgggggagggggggggaatgCATGCAGGCTCAAGATGTACTCCCTCCACAGAGCTTGgggatctaaaaaaaaaaaaaaaataatactaataatagTGCATGAGATGAAATGTGCAAAGGAAGCTTTTGAATTTCCAGAGCTGTTGGAGGGACATATCTGAGGAATGACTTAAGATGTATTATGCAAAGAACCAACTGAgccaaaaaccaaacagaaaacagtaatagAATATTCATGAGAACCAGAACTCTCctagccttaaaaaaaaaaaaaaaaaaaaaagctacttatAAATAATTATGTTTACCTCACTGGTGCGATTAGGGTGGACTTTTGCTCATGGGAGAACCTAGTTGACATGCACAGTACGCAACCTTTTGTTGTTTGATGTAAAAGTCACAGCAGTTCTTGCTCAATAAAGGTCAATACTGAAAACGTGGCGCTTCTGGTGATTCTTTTCCCAGCTCAGATCCCTTCCCTGAAGGCTGGTGCTCGGTCCTGAACAGGAACATGGTTGTGTGGGTTAAAAAGCTGCTTAAGTTTTTCTGTGGTGGCCTCATTTAGAAAGCAAGCTTGAATTGAAtgtgatgggggaaaaaattcctGTAACGTAACAAATAATTGAGCTGGTTTAATACTGAAGAGCCCTATCCCACACTTCTGGAGCAAAGAGGAATCTACTGGATTCTGCTCCCTGGCCTTGGGGTGCTTAGAGGGGGGTTGCAATTACTTTTGCTAGCAGTGGCAAGGTCTCCAAGCCAcgtgctgctggcactgcttaGCTGAGCAGTCCTGCTTGTACCCAGTGCAAAACTGTTAAATGCTGCTGCAAGTACAATTTTTCCTCCCTGCATGCTAGTCTCAGCATTAAAGGAGAGCCTTAAAGATGGAGCAATTTCCAGAtcattccttcatttcttttttttggtggttgttgttgttgttccctGTGAGGATAGCCTGTCTGTGAGCCACAGCTGGTTGTGGTATCTTCTATGACACAAGTTTGTCACTTAAGTGTGCAAAGACCCATCAAGTAATCTCAACCAAGACATCATGTGTTCATCAAAATGGGATAGCATctgaggttttttccccccctcctgcCTTAATTATATGGGAACATCCTTATCCATTCTGTCTCAACAATCAACTGGTGCAATCTGCCTTTAATCACAAAATTCCAAAACCAACAGTAAATAAATTCCCCCAAAAAACGGAAAGCGTCCCAGAGATGATATGGGTATCATGTAACCAAAATATTCCTAACCCATTTTTTACATATTTGTCCATTAGAAAATAGCTGTAGACATAAGATCCTTCCAGAGGCTGAACTGGGGCTGGGTAGGGCTCAGACTATGCTTGCTATGACTGGCAGATAAAATCagattaaagcattttttttattatttccaatAAAAAGGCCTCCTAAGCACTGTCCTATGTCTACTGCTGCTTCCAGGctggttttattaaaaagaaagcccaTTAAAGAGCCCTTTAAAATCCCACTACATGGAAAATGGAGGCAAACGAAACCAAGGGAAAACGAGGAGAGCCCCAGCTCCACTTGGGGAACTAATGTCTTGTTATAGGATTAATATTGTGTTTATTTCTATCAcgtttcaaaaggaaaatgaagaatgttGCTGGTGCCGTACCTCCCATAACTAGCAagcaaagaaatagaaagaattTCTAAGCCCGGGTTCGGTATGTGGACTGTCCTGAAATCTGTGGACTAGTTGAGGGGCTGATCAAAATCTATGATTTGCATATGCCTTCCCATTCCTTGCCCTATCAATAATTGAAGATCAGGGGGTTTGCCATTGGAAGCATTCTGTGTGTTCTTTGCTGGAGAAATTTTACAAAGCCCACAGCAGATAAGCCTTTCAAATAAATCTGAATGTCTTTGTGTAGCGAAGTAATAAATGTTCCTCCTGCTGATATCAATAATAGGAATCTGTGCTCAACAGCTTGCTGGCGGAGTGACGTTTAATTAAAGCAGAGTTAGCAAATTAAATGGCAGCTTCTCTGTACTGAGCTTATTTGTGGAAGATACACGTGTATGTGACATGAAAATAACTATACTCCTCTATGAACGAGAAGTTAAGCAGCCGTCACACTCACCTATTGCCAGTAAGTGTTTGTGCCATGTTAAAATATAGACATGCCCGATGGTTTGTGAGCATCGGAGCTATTATTCTCTTAGGTCTAACCAAAAATTTTGCGAGAACACCACCcgtaaatgaaaaaaaaccaaaaccagagatcaatatttaacagaaaactCTCTGCTGATGTGCTTCCAAACAAGTTCTAGAATCTGCTGAAATGTCACTCCACATAGGGAGTACGGTGCCTGCAGCGTCGGGATGGGGAAGGGTCCCCAGGTACACTCTGAATTAAATATTCTTGTTTGTGGGAGACCCAAGAACAGTCAACCTGGGCTCGTACAGGCGCGGTTGGGATCCTGagctggtttgctttttttcacgTTTTGCTTTACGTGCTGGTAAGATACAGCCAGGAGGACCTGGAGGTTATCCCCTGGGCTGTTTTGCCTCTGCCTGCCCACCGGCAGCCCAGCCAGGGTTGCCCTTCCTTGCACGAGGGGGCTCTACCACCACCTCTGCCCAGGGTACATCCACTTTCCTGAAACTTTGGGGGGAATTCACTGCACAGCCTGTGTGGCTGGCAAACTCCTGGGCTACCCACTGGCATGGTGTACTTCCAAATATCCTCATTTCCACCCAAAACGTACAGCAGCCTTTAGTTATTACTTACgattgcactttttttttatctccgCTCTAGcacacaaaatatatttgtgagTTTAGCCTATTTCCCACTGCAAATGTTTCCATCAAATCCTAGGAGAACTAAGCAAGTGGTTaacacatttctaaatatttataaaactatAAGAACCGATTAATATTTAATGTTGCCAAGAGGTTTTGTCTACTGACATCTGCAATCAGTTAGTTTCAAAAGACAGCATAATTCCGGGGCAGAGATGCATAAATACTATGTTATTTGCCTGTTCTGCACCAATTACTTCTTCAGACTTCGCATAACCCAAGAAAGGATTAATTACTTTCAGACACAGAAGTTCATTAATCAACACGAAAGACtccatgaaaggaaaaacaataattaaaggCAGTTACTGTGAAGATTTATGCATCTTATTTAAGGTGGGTTATCAAGACCCCCCTGACTTCAGGAGCTGGAGGACTCTAAAAAAGGATCTTTTCACTGTGACAGCTCGTGGAGATGCTAGGATTAAGAGATTTTCAGCATCCCAGAACTAAATTCCAGGTGGAAAAAAACTGGGAAGTGTTACAAAACACAAGTTGGTTGCATTTGCCAGGGAGCTGAGTCTGGCACTAGAATTTTCTCCAGCCATCAGAGTCCGTCTGTGCTTTTCCTGTTCACATGTggtctttcttccttcctcttcaggATTGAACTACCCTTAATTAATCTGGGAAGGCAGCAAATGATGAATCGTCAATTATTTGGTTACTAGAAGGTAAATTCCTAGAATCTGGATACTACACCTGTGCGACTTTTCCTCTTGCTGAGGGGTATGTGTATCTCAAGAAAAGCCTTCAGGACCTCCTTGTGTTTGTCTTCCCTGTGATGATATCCCGGCCTGATCCAGACCCTGTCTGCccaaacagcaggagaaaaccCAGGGACAGGCTCGTGGCTTTAGTGGCAGCTGCAACTCGGGTTAAAGTTTCTGTCGTGTCTCcctctgcttgcttttgctgCATTGCGTCAAAGCGAGCTCCTGGATCTTCAAAGGTAAAGCAAGTGTTGCCAGTGGGATCCCTGCAACCCTGAGAGCATCCCAGCGTGCGAACCCTTGCTTCCATCCTCCCTCCCACCAGTTTACCCTGGCAGCCAGGCAAGGCTGGGGGTGACAAACCAGGTGGGATGGTCACTGCAGCTCGTTGCTCGCTGCAGCTCATCGCCACGGCTGTGACTCACACATTTCCTGCAGAGTCGTGAAATCTTTCCTCTAGCtgcaatacattaaaaataacataaggAGTGGGGATCGGACTGAGCTACGCTGCAAGGAGAAACGTGTTTGCCGATGTACCTCTGAGCACGCTGCTTGGAGAGCATCcctggcagcctggctgcaaCACTTGGGAGAGCTGCGAGCCGTATTCCTTCCCAGAGGGAAAGGGATGCAAAGGGCTGAATGAAGGACTTTATCcaccagggaaagaaaaaaaaaaaacaacaaaaaacaaccaacaaaacaaccaaccaaccaacagaaaaaaaagaaagaaaaaaaaaagacacagaagaggaagcaaaatAGGTATTGAAAAGTTAATAGCTCCGAGTGCTTGGAGAAAGGCAGGATGGGGCAGTGGTTTGAATATTGTCTATTTAACAGTGGTTTGGCTCTAATGGCTGGGACTAGTTCTGATCCGGTGCGtaacattttttgctttgtaggAGCAGAACCTCTCTCCCAATGGATGTGCCCTGGAAAGCACTGTCTGGTAGGGCACGTAGGCGAATTTCCAAGTACCGTCTCTTAGAACCACTATCTGCTGTTTGAGGGACGGGTACCGCATACCAAAAGGAGCAGGTCTCCTGCAGTCCCATCGAGagtttttaaaagctctgaGCAAACAGCATGCTCGAGTCTCCGGCCCGTGATGCTGCAAGTACCCActgttttcctggagatggaaaataaaatctacttGGTAAGACTAAGTCTGCATAAACATGGCTAGAAAAATCGCCATTAAAAGCAGAGGGGAAGTGTGAAAAGAAAGACTTAAAAGAAGTGTTgttgaagaaaaggaaaattaatttacttgtTTTCTGGTTCTCAAAAGCATCAAAACCCCCAAGGaagttgggggtggggagtaGGAAATTAAGCATTTCTGGAATATACTGGAACTCCCTGAAGAGGAGTTATAGGAATTATTACATACACATACAAGCTCTGTTTCCAGAATGCTTTTACcaaagattctttttctttcttctgctgtttttcctaggaacatggaaggaaagcaaagttTTCGGTGCTTACCTCATCcatcaacattttctttctctttctgcaccAAAAAAAGGATATGCTTTTGGAACACCCCTAAAATTTGTATAAACccacttcttttcctctctgaacgTAGCCATCAAGGAGCAGCAAACTCAACCAACACCATGAAGTCAGCATACAAAATTACCACAAAATCCTGTGCGAAAATCCACCCAGTGACTGTGAAAAGTTTAGCACAGCCACGTAATGCCTGTTTTACCATGGCTTTAATTTACGTTAAAGGGTTTAACTTGTACCATTATTCTAGTGCTGACCCTTAGCACAAGGTTCAATTCTATGCATAGACTTtagctgattaaaaataaatgggctCAGGCCACAGGACATCGACACTGCTTCCAGAATTGccaggctttgctgctgtttaagCTGCTCCTACTTTGCACCTCATCACGGATCAGACCTTTCTACACTCCAAACCATAAAAGACCCCTGACAAATTTTCAGATGAGCCTCTCCAGTCCCTAGCAGCTTGGCTCAAGATGCAAGGCAGCTCGCTCAGGCAGCAGAGCGAGCTCCCCCATTGCCCTTCCCTCCaacatctttattttgaaatatgcaGGCATTGCTCCACATCTCAGCTGCACCTGCAGCCGTTCCTCCCTTTACACCACTGAACAGCTTCCTTCCACTGTTTAACAGCcacatttgcattttgcttctggtttgctaaaatttttttttttttgaaaggctaAAAGGAACTTGTGCTAGTGTGCACACTACAGCCTGGCAAGACCCATCACAAAGCTAACAGCACATTCCCACACCAGAGGATTTTCATCATTAAGACTTTCCACGGCAACTTTACAGCCCCATCAAGAAATTCTGTCCACTCATTAGTCCCCCAAGCATACCTGCTAGAGACAGAAACCAGTATCCCAGCTCCTGTTACACACGTCTGAGATGAGCCTGATACACCACTTCATCGACCTTTTCATTGCGTTGGTGACACACGACACATACAAGGGATCTGTGTGAGCATTTCTGTAACTTTATTGACTAGCTTTATTGCACATACTTATTGAAGCCTCCATTATTTTACCCACCCAAGGTttccacaattattttaaatgcaagtcAAAGGTAACTTTCATGTCCATGActtatttccccccctcccccattttAAATTGTAAGGTTCTGAATCACCCAAGAAAGACATAACCCCTGAAT is a genomic window containing:
- the NEFM gene encoding neurofilament medium polypeptide, which gives rise to MSYTMEPLGNPSYRRVTETRATYSRASASPSSGFRSQSWSRGSGSTVSSSYKRPNLGGPRAAYGSTVLSSAESLELSQSSLLNGAAELKLSRSNEKEQLQGLNDRFAGYIEKVHYLEQQNKEIEAELAALRQKHAGRAQLSDAYEQELRELRGALEQVSHEKAQIQLDSEHIEEDIQRLRERFEDEARLRDETEATIRALRKEMEEASLMRAELDKKVQSLQDEVAFLRGNHEEEVAELLAQLQASHATVERKDYLKTDLTTALKEIRAQLECQSDHNMHQAEEWFKCRYAKLTEAAEQNKEAIRSAKEEIAEYRRQLQSKSIELESVRGTKESLERQLSDIEERHNNDLTTYQDTIHQLENELRGTKWEMARHLREYQDLLNVKMALDIEIAAYRKLLEGEETRFSAFSGSITGPIFTHRQPSVTIASTKIQKTKIEPPKLKVQHKFVEEIIEETKVEDEKSEMEDALAAIAEEMAAKAQQEEQEEEKAEEAAVEEEAVSEKAAAEQAAAPEEEEKEEEEAEEEEAAKSDAAEEGGSEKEEIEEKEEGEEAEEEGEEAEPKGKAEEVAAKVEKVKTPPTKSPPKSPPKSPVTEPAKAVQKEAAAEAGKEPKVEKGGEKPAKEEEKAASPEKPATPKVTSPDKAATPEKPATPEKPATPEKAVTPEKPATPEKPRSPEKPASPEKPRSPEKPASPEKPRSPEKPASPEKPRSPEKPATPEKPRSPEKPASPVKDEKAVVEETITVKKVTKISAEVEKESRKEDIAVNGEVEEKKEAEESKGKEVEEEDKGVVTNGLDVSPIDDKGEKIVVTKKAEKITEGGDSTTTYITKSVTVTQKVEEHEESFEEKLVSTKKVEKVTSHAVVKEIKETE